The sequence below is a genomic window from Uranotaenia lowii strain MFRU-FL chromosome 2, ASM2978415v1, whole genome shotgun sequence.
CTATACATTAGATATGAAGTGAAACGATAACTTACGTAGCACCCGCTGATGTTTCGCACAATTCGCCAAAATCTTGTGCTGGttacataattttatttcaatcctATTGTTAAACTTGCAGACCCGATACAGGAGCGTACTTCTTACAATCCAATCTAACGAAAAGACTTTAATATGAAATTCCAACGATTCTCATAGAGATACACttgttttcaaactatatttaatttattatgggagagtggggtaacgtgggtcATGGGGAAACGTAGGctacttttaatatctcagatgtgtgttgagataaaacctcaatccaactgtcatcgtcgtcgctttgcataAGCATGCTTTTCTAAGTGTTTTTGACTTGAATACGCATCAAATGCTTCttttattaatcaaatttaagaaaagttaaaaaaaaatcactcacaTAATTGAACAAACActcgctaattgcatcgatggggaaccttaaattcataacaaaaatatgttcatgttttgtcatgttctttcacgtgaaaaggaatttttgatgaaacatcaataagtcacacaaacacctgggccacctatatttccatgttgttattcaaattcataactttaaatacgttttacttatctgtaaaattttcttatgataaatgaagagttatgaaaaatattttgtccatcctttataagaaattttgccaaaacgttcacgAACCAGGTTTTGAATCTTTTCAATCATACACAaccctcttttttatttcatcatctgaaattgatttaaaataactaaatgaattataaaatgacagttttgggtcaacttgtaaactttgcatgttattttgttaatttgtattTAGTGGCCAatgattccccaccatttttcaaaattcaaaaaatattgctttttttaaaacagtcagcacttggggaaaataacttattaaaaatttaaaaaaaagactaatgataccttaaaaatgcctaatgatacctgTCATATCAAATTCAGTTCCGTTGGTTGATTGGttgctttttctttaaagtagtttgaaaatttttaaaataacaacgataacaatcgtagaaaatGCTATGTATgctaaataacaaaattgtattcgGCGATCCTTCTTCCTACGTACCTACTCACTGGTAGTAGGGTGATAGATCAACTGTTCGGGTTATACAAAGAAATTGTATGAAGCCTTCCTATATTTCCAATCTTATCCTCCTACTGAAGATATGGTTACATCAAATAATCATGAGATATACCTTCATATTTCTCGTATTGCAATATCATCCCtgctaaattttgtttgattttcttggttagttctcgagtaattgagaatcaaagtaggctcaaatagtctttgatgccaaattttgtttcatttgctcgattagttctcgattTTGCAGAATGTATGGAATTCCCCTTTCCCTCTTCATATTTATCTGCCCGCTGAAAGAAAAGAAGTTACTAAAGACTTTCGACGTGAGGCGGTTCAATGGTCGGCAGTCGAAAAAGAAGCACTTGGAAGGTGGTACGTTAAGCAGTTTTCAACTTTCAGCGACATGGTTAGGAGGACAGCGTATTTGCGTCGGTATTTGAAGCTTATTCAGAAACGAACGCGAGCCGAAGGTTTCCTGACTACGGAAGAGCTAAAATAAGCGGAATACATCATCATTCGCCACGCACAGCAAGAAGACCTCTGCGAAGAACGGAAAGCACTCAAAAAGCAGCAGCCTGTTCTCCGAAGCTCGCCATATGCACGGTGTGTTTctagaagatgtttaaaagaaaaaaaacagtaactctaattttttcagaaattgaaaatttagcctTTCCTGAGTCATTTCCaggcaaaatcaaaatatttggtcggtgagtccccatacgatttgttaatttgaagatttatagtctgtatttataaattttcaatctgaaaaattattccAGTGCAATGGAATTGCAAtgttttcctttaaaaatttatttttttcgtttttattcaagtttttgtcattctgaaacatcaaacaaatttcaacgCCTAGAAAGATAAGTGATTAGGAttggaaaacttattttaaatgaaaattttatttgaaatatattatttggaatatcctCGTTATAATTGGTGCTATCCAAATGTAACTCAAATTTATATTCATGTGTGTATATCTTGGAAAACTAATTCTGgcttaatgaaatttaaaaaaaacacacataaaCAACAACAGTCCAACATCCTTTGATTGGTGTCcaacgaaatatttaaaaaaacttgtgaTATGAATTAATTACACAATATTTGTATGCTCAGATGCATATGAATACGCAtagagaaaaattttttttttcgatgattcCACTCGATTatggtatttttcattttcttttacctcagataaatattgaaataaatttcagcagaccaattttcaatagaatttaaaatataaaattaagttaaaagtaaaagtaattgCTCTGAAATCCGTACATCTTCGGCTACATaacatcaatttcaaattactttttctcatattgaaggtgaataaattttctttcaatcacCTCAACTTCATTGTTTGATACTGATGGTATTTTTGAACGAATGAATTAAAgatgaaaaaccatttttttcaggAGAAGTTTCAATTTCATCGACAGGTTCAGACCAGATTTTTGCatcttaattttttggtgtttaTGGTTTTCTATGGGTAattaaaacttattatttttagGGGTTTTTACTACAACTGGTagaaaactgtagaaattatgattttttactgTTACATTTATGCCTCATTATTGttctaataaataataaaaaaaaaactgcagtgttcagtagaataactaaaataagtaTGGGAGCAACAAAACATGATGAATCTAACGCTTTTCAGACTAGATTActatcgatcatttgcaattaacttttgccaacaatactgttggtttttgtaaatttaagatcgACGGATAAGATAgaactacattttttttggaataaattcaaatttataatagttttaaactagattcatccataaaaaaaacctaaaaactttaaaatcaatttaaaacaaacagtTCAAGagataattataataatatagTGGATTGAAATCTGTAGAAGCTAGGATTATTTAACCTTAAAAGAAATGCTTGATCTATGAATAGAATTGGAGAATCACAGTGTAGAGGAGAGTTActaaaattttgctgaaaaatggaaataaaacgtTTGATAAAACATTCCAGGTTTATCATGATCATTTTATCAAACGAAATTAACATGCAAAATTAAGGAAAGATAAAACTGCTGTAGTGACTTGTattgagtctgaagtgcgaatgggattttaagacaggagaagtataaaaactgaattccattaaaaattgatttttaacggATCGTTAACTTctgaatattgattttcttcatttatttaaagctaatttcaaataataaaattaaaattaaattaagacaCACGTTTTATTTCAGATCGCATCACGTTGAgtgttatcacaaaaaaattatagcgATTCCTAGTATTAActgattttcttaatcattgaagcatttttaataaaacaccCTCCAGTCTTTCTACAATCAGAATATCAAAAGATATTGAATTGGATTGAATATTGGATTATTCTTGATCATTCTAATAGTTTCAGATAATTTAACCCTCTCAGACTGCTGACAAAATTGGCCagctgatttttaaattttaagattaaaagatatatttttttcaattatcttcGTTTTAATAGCTCTGAAactagtttgaaataattttaaatatttttcaaagtttttgacatGATTGTTGAGCTAccagttcaaattaaaaatattgaaagtaagAACTAAGAGGATTAGCACCTCTGAAATTAAAACACCTAAaatatatgtaggggagagtgggttATCAtcggccactttttttctttgtttcataacttcttcattagaaaagataaaatttaaaaaataaatggaaatgtttctacatttttgaggtatcatttggcattttttgttattattgaaatatattaattttccgagttttgactgttttaaaacaagtaactttttttggattttgaaaaactgtggggaaacgtggaccaccaaatccaaattgactcgatatcgtgcaaagtttatgagttgacccaaaactgaaatttcataattcatttagttattttaaagcgatttcagatgaggaaagtAAAAacagagttgtgtatgatcgaatagatcctaaaacctggctcgcgaacgttttggcaaaattccatataaaggatttttgttcgtctctatcgcattagaaaaggtggacaaaacatttttcataattcttcatttggcataagaaaactttacaaatagtAATAACACTGATAAACTGATGTAATTCCCTAAGAAAACGAAAGAATATTTTATCGCCCAGAAATTTTGGGCGACATCTAGCTCATCATTCCCGAACCATAGGCTCCTGTGTGAGCATTTCCTATTCTACTAGCGCCATCACTATCAACGGTATAATCACTAACTATTGAAATGATGGTTGATGAAAAGGGAGCCCAGAGTTACATCAGCTTATCAGTggtaataacgtattttaagttctgaacgtgtataaaaacaccaaaatataggtggcctaagataccccacaaaatgtggcccacgattccccacaagcaattatttggaaattggttgcgtttgtgtgacctatttacgtttcattaaaaattccttttccacgtgaaagaacatgacaaaacctAGATCaaaagcgtatgagcatatttttgttgtaCTTGAGGTCTCGCACGGAAACAATCTTGcgagtgcttgtttaattatgtaagtacatttttctaggctagtttcataaaaaaagcatatgatacgtacatcagtcaacaacatatagaaaaacatgcttacgcaaagcgacgacgatgacagttggattgggatttttatcttaacacaCAGCTGGGATATttgaagtggcccacgtttccccatggcctacgttaccccactctcccctatatttttttttaatattttcaatagaaaattaaaaaaaaaaattgtatggggagtcaccgaccaaatattttaatttttgatggaaAGTAACCAGGGAAAGCTCTTCTTtctgcccatgcaaaaattagcgttactgtattttttttctttaagtccttctacaAAACACACCGTGTATGGTTTTTCAACCCGATGCTCTCAGAAGACAATCTTATCCAAGTTGGTGGTCGACTCAGACATTCTAGCGAAGCAGAGAATACCAAGCATCCGATAGTACTTCCAGCAAAACACCCGATAACCAGGATGATTATAGAGCACTACCACAAGCGTTTGCTCCACGCCAGCCCACAACTACTACTCGCAACAGTACGGCTCAAGTACTGGCCACTTGGAGGTCGGAATATCACCCGGAATGTGGTACATCAGTGTCAGCGTTGTTTCCGAGTAAAACCGAAAGCCATCTAGCAATTCATGGGCGAACTTCCAGCAGCCCGAGTCACCATCGCGGCACCCTTTAGTCGCACTGGTGTAGACTACTTTGATCCGGTTTATCTACGTCTTGCTCCCCGCAGACCAGTTTCTAAGGGTTATGTCGCCCTTTTTGTCTGCATGACTACGAAGGCCGTACACATTGAGCTGGTGTCTGATTTGTCGACGGAAAGGGTTCATTCAAGCGCTAAGGAGATTCACCGCAAGGCGAGGAAAACGTTTAGACATTTACTCGGATGATGGGACGAATTTTGTAGGCGCCGACAACCAGCTTCGCCGACAACTACTAACGAGCAAAGCTCACAAGGAGAAAATGACACGAGAATACGCAGGAGAAGGAATCAAATGGCATTTCAACCCGGCCGGCGCGCAGCTCTTTGGAGGATTATGGGAGGCGGCGGTACGATCGGCGGAGCACCATTTGATACGCGTCTTGGGGGACAATCCAGTTAACCCTGAAGACTTCACCACATTGTTAGTTCAAGTAGAGGCCTGCTTGAACTCACGACCAATTACATCGAAGTCAGAAGATCCCAACGACTTGGAACCTCTGACTCCCGGACTCTTCATAATTGGCAAACCAATACAGCAACTACCAGATCCAGACATCTCCAATATTCCCATGAACCGACTTAACTACTGTCAGgcagttcaaaaacaattacGAGAATTCTGGAAGAGATGGCGTACGGAGTACTTGACACAGCTACAGGGACGGGCGAACGTTGGCAACCGCCAATCATAATTACTGAAGGTCAGCTCGTCGTCATGCGTGAAGAAGGTCTACCACCAACTATACCCCAACTATACCAACCAACTATACCCCGGGGACGACGGGAAAATTTGTATACTTCCATCTGTTGATTCCAAGGAGGAAGATTTGGAAATTAGTTGGCTCCACACATACGTTGTTCGAGAGTTCTGTTCTTTTATTTCAGGAATCCCCAGAATTTCAGTGTGGGTGAGAATGTTGCGGAACGCAATCGGTGGTTGCGAGCCACTGGTTTATGACGTCACCAAATTTCCAAACTGCGATCCACAACTGAGGCAAACCAAGAGAGAACCGAAAGATCCCTTGAGAGTGGCTACAGCATCCCAATTTTCTATTCAACGAGAGCAACACAACATCATCATTGTCATGCCAATCGCTCCCAACAGAGTGCGATCGAGAATGATCATCATCCGAGGGGAAGGCGAGAAACGATCAACACATGAGGGGGAGGTGGGCTCCACCCAATCAGAAGAGAGTTCTACAACAAGAAGATGATAATAGATTAAGTTAGTCACTTTTTATTATTACTTTTTGTCATTCTAAATGATTTCGAAAAATGCGCCAAAGAAAGAATTATTGGTAGAACAAAATTTAGCTAGGCTTGAGCAAGATCAGAATTCTACTGTGCTTGAATGCGAACAGATCgatgacaactttttattactAATTATCTGTAATGTTAGAGGATAGTTCAATATACTTTTAAGTTGAtagcttttaaataaaatgagtTGCTATTGTTATTGCCATGTTCGATCGAGAAAACTTACGCGAAATCGCCGTTAAATCGAACGACCAAGGAGGTCAATTGGGTACCCTATCCAGCCAACAGTCCACTGGATACGCGAAGGACCGAGGACCAGCTTAGCTTTTGGCCTAGAGGGAACATTTTGGCCACGGAGGAACAGCCGGTGTCATCAagaggcgctagaaatcgagattcgggaacgcaagtggagatggattgagcACACGCTGCGCGGGAAtaagaacgagatttgcagagaggcgcttgaatggaatccaaaGAGACACGAAGGAGAGGCAGGCCCTGAatttcgtggcggcgaagcctagccgccgaaatacgaactatcgacgagaatcttgactgggaccaagtgaagacgctggctccggatcgtcagcaGTGGGGGTCTTTTACCCCTTTTACCATGGCTCTATgaaccggaggatcggcgcgggaacattaagtaagtaagtaagctgAAAGAAAGAAGGGGCCTAAATTCaccttagaaacatttttcgtgttcatgccaaatatggttcgaTCAGCTCtacagttatgctgaaaattatAAGGGAAATCCTCCCCCCCTCTCCTTTTTATTTAACCAACTGAAAGATACCGTGTAGCaaatattattaatattattattaataagcaaaataataattattaataaGCAAAAGCATTTCTCTCACCTAAATACCTTGCCATGCCTAATTTGTTTCTATTTGCTGGAATAGCTTCGAGTTATGCATTCGAAACTGTATGGAAGTCCCCCTTCCCTTTCATTGCTCCCCGTTGGAAGAAGGAGGTATCACAAATAtacatagaaacatttctcatattaaaatatcaaatttagttccatttacttgattagttttcgagttattgaaatgattttaaaagaGCTTCCCTCCCtctgatcagttctcgagttatgaagacttgttacttttgtttgggagaccccCTCCTTCCTTCCAGTTAGGAGAAGgggttccaaaattttataagaacTTTCCCTGGCCTTAGAATCcgtcacctgccaagtttcacgtaaatcggttcagaagtttttgagtctatttggaacagacag
It includes:
- the LOC129742665 gene encoding uncharacterized protein LOC129742665 — encoded protein: MTREYAGEGIKWHFNPAGAQLFGGLWEAAVRSAEHHLIRVLGDNPVNPEDFTTLLVQVEACLNSRPITSKSEDPNDLEPLTPGLFIIGKPIQQLPDPDISNIPMNRLNYCQAVQKQLREFWKRWRTEYLTQLQGRANVGNRQS